The genomic window AGTCTTCGAATCGCGTAGGTTGAGGGCGTCCTTGCCGATGTCGCGCCAGCGCAGATCGAGCACTTCGCTGCGGCGGCAGCCGGTGAGCGCCAGCAGCCGGATCGCGGCGACGGCCTCGGGCCAGCGCGCTTCGTGATCGTCGAGCGCGCGCCCGAGCCGGGCCAGTTCGTCCGTGTCGAGGAACCGCGCAACTTGCTTGCGCGGGTTCATCGCAGTGCCCAGACACGGGTTGGTGTCGCGCTCGCGCAATCCCCATTCCTCGGCCCGGAACATCATCGCGCGCAGGATTTCCAGCGCCCGGTTGGCCGCGCCGGGCTTGTCCTTACTCGCCGCGTCGAACCACTCCGCCACGTCCTCCGCGCCGATGCGGTCCAGGAGCATCTTCCCGAACGCGGGCAGGATGTGGGCCTTGAGGTAGACGCGCACCGTTTCCCGCCCGGAGGGCTTCCAGTGCGGATCGCTGCGCCGGAGGTATTCCCCGGCGGAAGGTCGGCTCCTGCTTCTCCCGGCGGATGTCGTCGGCGGGATTCCCGCCCACGCGGATGCGGTCGAGCATATCGCGGGCGCGGCGGCGGGCCTGGACGAGCCGCATTGCCCCTTACCGGACGACGACCACGCGGCGGCTGCGCCCCTCGATGCGGGCCTGCACGATCCAGACCTTGCGGCCCGACGGGTGGATGCGCAGCCCGAAGCCCTGCAGGGACTTGTCGAACAAGATGACGTCTTTGCCGCCGGGCTTGCTCTCGCGGGCAAGACGCGGCGTAAGGTCAACCGTTGGCATGATCGCTCCCTCCCCCGTGCTTTGCGCCCCTGCCGGCCAGAGCCGCATGAATGCGGTCCGATACCCGGTCGGCGGCGTCGGCAACCGACTGGTCGGAAAGATGAGTGCAGCGTTCGGTCGTCTCGACCAAGGCGCGACCGAGCAGCTTGGCGACCGTCACCATGTCCACGCCGTTCATGGCGGCGGTGGAAGCCCACGAGTGCCGCAGGTCATGAAGCCGCAGGCCGGGCAAGCCCGTCTCGTTGCGGATGCGGTCCCAATGAAAGGCGATGTTTGTCGACGGGGCGCGTTGGCGGGCGGTTCGGGAAGACATATGGGCAATCGGCGCTGTAGCGCGGGATCGCGTCGATCACCGCCCGCGCGGCGCTCGACAGCCAGACCGTGCGCGGCCCGGATTTCGAGTCGGGAAGGTGGATGCGCTTGCCCTTGATCCAGTCCCATTCCAGCGAGACGATCTCCCCGAAGCGGCAGCCGGTCAGCATTAGCAGCCGGACGATGCCGACGATATGCGGGCAATAGAACTCGTCGCGGGTCAGCAGAGCGTTGAGCCGGGCCATTTCCTCCGCCGTCAGGAACCGCTCCTTCGGCTTCATCCTGTAGCGCCGGGTGTTCTTGCAGGGATTGGTGTTGTGGCGGCGGTAGCCCCAAAGCTCAGCCATGCGCATCATCATCGACAGCACGGGCATGGCGCGATTGGCGACGCCGGGCCTCTCGCTCATGGACGCGAACCAGTCCCGGACCTGTTCGACCGTGATGGCGTCCACGGCCAGACCTCCGAAGGCAGGCAGGATTTCCTTGTGGACGATGTTGGCGTTGGTCTATCGGGTCTTGGGCTTCCAGCGGCGGGCCTGCCGGTCGAGGAATTCCACGGCGAAGGCGGCCATCGGATACCCCGGCGTGCGGGGGCCGTTCCCGGCCGTCGCCGGTTCGATGTAGCTGACGATGAACCTGCGGGCCTCGCGCCGGGCTTCGGGGATCGTCATCGAATCGGCGTTGCCGAGCGTGGCGTAGCTGCGTCTTCCGCGCACCGTGCCGCCGACGGGTTCCTGGCGGCAGTTGCTGCCGCGGCTGCTCGACATCGCTACGAGCGATCCGCGTGTCCAGGGATCGCGGTTGGGGAGTGTGCCGTGATACTAATGCCTGATGCCCCTTCGATGCCGGACATCGACGACGCGCGGAGGCGATTTTTCGAGCAGTCCACCTTGTCCACAGGCTCGGTGAGAGGTGGGCAAAGGAAGAGTTTGCATTCTCGGAGGCGGTTGAAGTAGACGAAAACTACGTAGGATCAGCCCAACATCCAGAGACGGGGATGCGGCACTACAGAAGGCTGTCGAGGTCTGGAGTATGGCAAGGAAGCGGCTCAGGTGTTGCTGATCTGGTTGCCCTAATAGCGAGGAGGGAGCGTGTATGTCACGGGAGGCAGGACCTTCGCCGACGCGTAATCTCGTATCTTCGTAAGCGACAAGTTCGGTGCTGCGACAACGCACTGGAGCAAACTGCGCGAGCGGCTTGATCGAGGTGTGGGCAATCCATGCCCGTTGCTTCTAATTGGGATAGCCGCGAGCGTGATACGGAAGGGTGTGAGATGAAGGTCCGCAAGATCGGCGCGGTAGGCCTGGAAGATTAACTGACCACTTGGGCCGCTGATTGGCCGTCTCCACAACATGCAGTGTTAGGAAATCTGAGCACCTAACGGGCTCCTGTTGCTTAGCTACCGCCATGCCCGAGAGATCATCAAGGAGTGGAGAGCCGACAACAACAGCAGAAGACTGGACGCGAGTCTTGGACGACCCACACCCATAGAGTTCGAGACCGGTCCCGTGCGTAATTCTGCTC from Deltaproteobacteria bacterium includes these protein-coding regions:
- a CDS encoding tyrosine-type recombinase/integrase, whose protein sequence is MPGLRLHDLRHSWASTAAMNGVDMVTVAKLLGRALVETTERCTHLSDQSVADAADRVSDRIHAALAGRGAKHGGGSDHANG
- a CDS encoding tyrosine-type recombinase/integrase, with amino-acid sequence MCSTASAWAGIPPTTSAGRSRSRPSAGEYLRRSDPHWKPSGRETVRVYLKAHILPAFGKMLLDRIGAEDVAEWFDAASKDKPGAANRALEILRAMMFRAEEWGLRERDTNPCLGTAMNPRKQVARFLDTDELARLGRALDDHEARWPEAVAAIRLLALTGCRRSEVLDLRWRDIGKDALNLRDSKTGPRAVPLGEAAQAHVAALPGNRDRDAFVFPNYAHGKGYDSLRDCWRTVCTDAKLGSLRLHDLRHTAASQAVMAGENLPLVGKLLGHKRHRTTAGYVHLADEHLVEAAERVGSLVAEAMNLECAPPSRRARVRLAELDWL